The sequence AGATAGGTGATACCTCACATTTTTTTCTAAAAACAAAAGAAGATTTGGACTGGGTAGCATCGAAGGTAAATACTTCTCTTCCCTGGTTTGGAACTATAAAAACAGAGACCATACAGTTTTTTCCTTTGTCCCTAGAAATGCATAGTGTTTGGAAGGAGGCAGCAGCATTCAAAGATCCATTTGAATTTAACCAAAACATTGTCTCTGAAGTGTTACGAATATTGACTTTGTTAGGTTACCGTGTGAATGCGAACCAAGCCAGATGGCATCAGTATGCCGTTAGATTCTATTATCTAGATTTTGTCGAAAAAGAATTTGAAAGGAAACAAAACAAAAAAAATCCAGAGAGTCAAAATGGAAACTCAAAGAGTTTGTTTTCCGTTCGTGATGTTTCTTTGGAGTCTGCCATTCGTACAATCCAAGAAAGAGCCTTTCATATGCAAAGTGGAGTGTATCATGAGATGGATCGGCAAAACCAACAAATGGTGGTTTCTTCACTCATTCACGTGATGGATCAAATTTCGGAAAGTGTAGATGGAAATAAAGAAATAACAAAGAAGTTGCGTTTGGTTCATCAATATGGCGGAATCATTTCTGTCTCAACGGCAGCTAGTGCACGAGATTCCCTTCCTGTTATAGAAGATGCATTGTTACAATTACAAAAAGAACGACGATTACACTTCCCATGAGGCATTGATGAATTTATGAAATTGCCAAAGAACCCTTATCAATCTTCTGATTCAGAAAGAGAAACGATCATTCAAAAACAAATTCATACCCTTCGAAAAGAAATAACAGATTGGGTTTCTCGCGATTCATCTTTAAATCAAAACAAAAAAGAAATTATACTTCGAACCAATACGAGTGCGATTTTTTTTGAACATTTTGTTTTGAAACGAACAGAAGTAAGTGCCATCGATTCTAAGTTAAAGTTCATTTCTTTAAGCTCGGAAAGATTAGAAAAATTGTATGAACTCCAGCCAACACGAACTACCTTTCAGAAACAAACATTTATGATTCGGAAGGCAATCGTGTATTTGGATACTATGCATTTGATTGCACAAAGGTTGTCCTCCATTGCGAAATCAAAGGATATTGGCGAACGTAAAGATTTGCATTTAGAAGTAACCACATTGATTGATGAGGTCGACCGAATTGCTTCATTAGCTGAATACAATAATTTCCGTTTGTTTGAAGGCGACTTTGCAAAGAATTCGAGAGTGGCATCTTTGTGGTTCATCAACGAAAAAAATGGTGAACTCTTTCGGGTTTATCTTGCCACAATGACTGCTAGGTCTCTTGGATTGACTTCTTCTAATGGAAATCCAATGACGTTGTCGAGTCCTGTTTTGTTTCAAAAAAAAATGGATGAAGCCATCAGTAAAATCACCGAAGAACGAAACCGAATGCAATCTGTTCTTAATTGAAAACTGAAAAATAGAAATTTGTATCAGTATATCTATTTCCTAGGAGTCTCATGTTTAAAAGATTGTCTTAGGTAAAAAAATAGTTATGAATACTCTTGAAAAAAAATTCAATGAAATGCGCAGTAAAAAGAACAATTCGACTAGTGATTCGTTTGCGTTATTTGATGCATTACAACCAGTTTCTATAGAAGATACAATTGGTCGGTGGCATGGGTCCGGTTTTCATACTGCTCATACAATGGATGGAGCTTTGGAGACTTTTAATTGGTACGGAAAAGAATTTGTTGATGCTGATAATGTTCATCCACTTGTATTTCAATCCTTTGGAAAAACCTTATTCAAAGTGAACCCATCGCTTATGCCCGTGAGACTAGCAACGCTAGTTCCATCAACTCGCTTATGGCCTTTGAAATATTTGTTTTTAATGGTTCGTTTTTTATTTCAAACCTCAAAATCAAAGGCACGCGTCAGGCAAATTGAGTTTCGCGGACAACTTACAGCTGCAATGATCTATGATAATTTACCAATTCATGATGTATTTAAAAAGGTAAATCAGGATACTTTGTTTGGTTGTATGGATTATAAAGGAATGAAACAACCTTTCTTTTTTGTATTAGAAAGAGATAAATAAAAATATTCCCCTTGTTCCATGATAAAAACAAGGGGGTATGTTTTCTGCGATGTTTAGTTATTTAGCCAAGCAATTCCTGATTCCAAACTAGGAACAGATTTTAATTCAACGTTTCCTGTTTTAAGAGTTTGGTCATCGATGGAAATGGCGGCCAATGCCGAGTTGGGAACAACAACAGCCATTTTTCTTAGGCTGGAATTACTTGCTTTAGGGAACCAATTGACATTCACCCATTCCTGCGCAGTCCGAGTGACAAGGCCCATCCTTCTTGTGTCTGCTAGCCATTTGCGAATGTTATATTTATGTATAATATTCAAAGCTTCGTTTAAAATCTCTATGTATTTATCTTCGCTAAAATTTGGTGTCCAAACAACTTCTAACAGATCTTTTTCTTTTACATAATAAATACTTCCGATTTCAGAACGGAATTGAAGTTTGTGTGTGGATTCATCTCTTTCTGAAATCGATGATTCATCGGAAACTACATTGGTTTTAAAAAGATCCACCATAGAGATTAGTTTATCAGCTGTATTGGCAATGGCGGTAATTTTTTCTGCAAGTAAGTCGCTACTTTCCGAATTACTAAAGGAAGACTGACTAATGGACGAGACCGAAGCCATCACTTCATTAGTGGCTGTTTTGTGTTCAATAACTGCTTCTTTAATTTCTTCCGATCTTTCTTTTACGAAAGTAGCTTCTTGTAAAAGTTTGTTTTTTAATTCTTTCTGTGTATTTACTGCAGAGTGAACCTCTGTAATTTTTTCTGAGATAGAATCAATGTTTCCAATAATTTCTTGGATTTCCATTGTTGTTTTTTCAATTCTTTCTCTTCCTAAAGAAACATCATTTTGATTCTTCTTCATCAGAGAGTCGATACCTTTCACAGCACTTGCAGTTCTTTCTGCAAGTTTTGAAACTTCTTCGGCAACAACAGCAAATCCTCTACCTGCATCGCCAGCACGCGCAGCTTCAATTGATGCATTGAGTGCAAGCATATTGACTTGTTCGCTGATTTTCGAAATGACATCGACTGTTTTTGAAATTTCAAGTGAACTTTGGGACAAATTGTCCATAGCTTCGTTCATTGTTCGAAGTGTATTTTTTCCTGCTTCAGCACGATCAATAATATTTTTGATGGAATCAAGAGTGCCTTCTACATGTTCCCCTGTTTGATCAATGGCTATCGAAAGTCGATCTACCTCTGAAGTCAGATTGTTCATACTTTGTGAATTATTTTCTGCAATATTTGAGATGGAAACAGCAACTCCAGAAATTTCTTCTATAGAAGCTGATACCTCTTCTGTCGCTGCTGATTGGGATTGTAAGTTGGATGCAAAGTCTAAAGTGACAAGTTTCATTTCTTGAGAGTCTGAAGATAATGTATCAGCAGAAGTTTTTATATGTTGAATGAGTTCTTCTTGTGCTTGTAACATCCTATGAAAGTTCAAATAGAATTCTGCAAGTAAATCATTCTTCTTAAAGATAAGTCGGGTTTGTAAGTTTCCGAGCCCTACCTCTTTAAAAGCCATTTCTAATTTTCCAAAAATCTTTTCAAACCAAGAGCTTAAAAAGAATCCAAAGATTATACTAAGGATTAGTAGAACCGTCAATAAAGTCCCAATTGTCGTTGTTAGGTTTTGAGGTAATGCATTTTGAATCTGCAAAACTATGGCGAAACTGAAAAGCAAAAGCAATCCGAAAGCCAAAAAAGAAAGAAGGAAATAGGTTTTAAGTTTTGAATGCATAATTTTTCTAATTCCAATTTTCAACTTCGCAAAGGAGATGCTAGCCTAAAACTCTATTGAAGGAAATTTTGATTTTAGTTTTCTTTGTTTCACTTCTCGTACGGGACATAATGGTAAACTACTGCGTGGGATATTCCAATTGTGTTGTGACAAACCGCAATGTTTTACTCCCATATCTATATTCAATCTCTAACAATGTATTTTTTAAGTGGTCGATCGGTTTGATTTCGTTTGTAATTTTTTTACTAAGTTGCATTTGCTTTTGATCTTCTTCGTTAGTTTCAGAAACGAACTGGATTCCTGATTTTGTTAAGATCGATTGATTGGTACTTGTCACAGCCAAGGCTTTGGACTTGTAAGTGCGAGAATACGCATCGGCAACAAGAGCAACCGAAATTTCATCGATCCCTTGGTAGATAGGAATCCCGATGGTTTCGTGACTCCAAATGAATGTTAGGTTTTTTGCGGCAGTTGAATACTCATCCCATCCAAAATGAAAAACATCGCTGTTGTGGAAAGAGTCCCAATGGGAAACTCCTAATTCAGTCGCAATGTCTTTTGCTTTTTTGAAACCAACAATTGATTCAACAATCGCTAACGAAATGGGAAGGGAGGCGGTCACACCTGCTGTGGTAATGATATTTTTGTCTTGTAGATATCTTTTATTTTTTGTCCATATCGTATCTTTGAATGATTTGGATAGGTCAGGTAAAGAATACCAATGTCCTGTTGCTTGTTTATCATTTAATAAACCAGCATGGGCCAATGTCCAAACCCCGTCACAAATTCCAACGATGGTTGCACCTTGTTTATTCTGATTTTGAATCCAATGGATTATTGTTTTATTGTGAGAATTGTGTATGGCTGGAACAATTACAAGGTCAGCACCTTCGGGATACAAAGTATCAAAATCTGCTATAGAAGTAGTAATTTCAATAGAAAGTGTTGGGAACATATCCATTCGACCCTTGTTAGGTGCAATGGCAAATACATCTGCTATTTCTGCCCGCTTGAATACTCCATAGGGAATGATAAAATCAGTTAGTTCTGTATATTGATTTTCGCCAATGATGGCAATGACTGGTTTTTGATGAGTTTTTTTTACCTGAATCTTCTCTAGGTTTTTTTTTGTTGGGGTTTGCCCAAATAAATGGGAGGATCCCATTCCAAATGGTAAACTCATCAAAATGAAGATACAGAGGAATAGAATTTTGATTAGAAGGTGATTTGTTGAGGGATTGTTTTTTGTTTTCATTCCTTAAGTATTACATCATTTGGTCTTTCAGTCGTCCATCCGGATACAGACGGACTAAAAAAGGAAGAAACATTCTTTAAAAAAATAGACAGAAAGAAAAATCGCATTCTTCATTGAGAAATGAATCTGATTCCATTTGCAGGAGCCATCATCTCCTGCTTGCTCGCAATCTCATACTGGATTGAATCAAAAGAAAAAAATTTGAATACAAAAGAAAATCAGTTTTTGCAAGACCATCATCACCCAACGTTAATTCAATCTGAGAATCGTTTTCTTTATCGGTATGCACCTTCGTTTCTTTTTTTTTCGCTTACCATCTTACAATTTCATATTTATGCGGAGTTCACAAATCAGATTCCATTGTTCCCAGTTCTTTATGGGATTCATATTCCTTGCCTTCTACTCATTGGACCTCTTAGTTATATTTTTTTTGAAGATATGAGTGGTGGTGGGTTTAAAAAAATCCGATCGTACCATTTTTTACCCAGTTTTATTAGTTTCATTTATCTATTTGTAGTTGGGTTAAAACTCTTTTCGTGGTCACATGTGGATTCGCTGGTCCATGATCCTACTTACTTCGATCATACTTCCATTGTTTTGTTTCTGGGCTTAGGAGTTCTATCTATCTTTGGATATACACTTACCATATTGATTCGGATATTTCGTTGGAAGTTTGACTTGAATGGTACAATCGATTCTTCTTTTTTGCCTTTTCTCTATTTTATGAGCTATTCTTTGTTAGTTGTTACTTTGTTTGTTACTGCACAGCTTTTTTTTATGGAGATATTTTTTGTTGCATGTGCTGGACTTACTTTTCTTTTGGCCTATGTTTTATTGTTAAAAATAAACCATAAAGAGTTCATTCCTAATTTTAAGAAAGAAACTCGATTGGCTCGTTATCAAGAAAGCCGGATCAAAGGAGTCGATACCGCTTTGGTT comes from Leptospira mtsangambouensis and encodes:
- a CDS encoding DJ-1/PfpI family protein, producing the protein MGSSHLFGQTPTKKNLEKIQVKKTHQKPVIAIIGENQYTELTDFIIPYGVFKRAEIADVFAIAPNKGRMDMFPTLSIEITTSIADFDTLYPEGADLVIVPAIHNSHNKTIIHWIQNQNKQGATIVGICDGVWTLAHAGLLNDKQATGHWYSLPDLSKSFKDTIWTKNKRYLQDKNIITTAGVTASLPISLAIVESIVGFKKAKDIATELGVSHWDSFHNSDVFHFGWDEYSTAAKNLTFIWSHETIGIPIYQGIDEISVALVADAYSRTYKSKALAVTSTNQSILTKSGIQFVSETNEEDQKQMQLSKKITNEIKPIDHLKNTLLEIEYRYGSKTLRFVTTQLEYPTQ
- a CDS encoding DUF4334 domain-containing protein produces the protein MNTLEKKFNEMRSKKNNSTSDSFALFDALQPVSIEDTIGRWHGSGFHTAHTMDGALETFNWYGKEFVDADNVHPLVFQSFGKTLFKVNPSLMPVRLATLVPSTRLWPLKYLFLMVRFLFQTSKSKARVRQIEFRGQLTAAMIYDNLPIHDVFKKVNQDTLFGCMDYKGMKQPFFFVLERDK
- a CDS encoding AraC family transcriptional regulator; its protein translation is MNLIPFAGAIISCLLAISYWIESKEKNLNTKENQFLQDHHHPTLIQSENRFLYRYAPSFLFFSLTILQFHIYAEFTNQIPLFPVLYGIHIPCLLLIGPLSYIFFEDMSGGGFKKIRSYHFLPSFISFIYLFVVGLKLFSWSHVDSLVHDPTYFDHTSIVLFLGLGVLSIFGYTLTILIRIFRWKFDLNGTIDSSFLPFLYFMSYSLLVVTLFVTAQLFFMEIFFVACAGLTFLLAYVLLLKINHKEFIPNFKKETRLARYQESRIKGVDTALVLQQLEELMSSEKLYLNEDLSLAILAKRLGINTHQLSEILNSKLGCNFRNLINGYRLQESARLLLEQPQMTILSVIYASGFNSKSSFHKLFQNQFGLSPQKYRSKLD
- a CDS encoding flagellar filament core protein flaB2 domain protein; the encoded protein is MKLPKNPYQSSDSERETIIQKQIHTLRKEITDWVSRDSSLNQNKKEIILRTNTSAIFFEHFVLKRTEVSAIDSKLKFISLSSERLEKLYELQPTRTTFQKQTFMIRKAIVYLDTMHLIAQRLSSIAKSKDIGERKDLHLEVTTLIDEVDRIASLAEYNNFRLFEGDFAKNSRVASLWFINEKNGELFRVYLATMTARSLGLTSSNGNPMTLSSPVLFQKKMDEAISKITEERNRMQSVLN
- a CDS encoding methyl-accepting chemotaxis protein, giving the protein MHSKLKTYFLLSFLAFGLLLLFSFAIVLQIQNALPQNLTTTIGTLLTVLLILSIIFGFFLSSWFEKIFGKLEMAFKEVGLGNLQTRLIFKKNDLLAEFYLNFHRMLQAQEELIQHIKTSADTLSSDSQEMKLVTLDFASNLQSQSAATEEVSASIEEISGVAVSISNIAENNSQSMNNLTSEVDRLSIAIDQTGEHVEGTLDSIKNIIDRAEAGKNTLRTMNEAMDNLSQSSLEISKTVDVISKISEQVNMLALNASIEAARAGDAGRGFAVVAEEVSKLAERTASAVKGIDSLMKKNQNDVSLGRERIEKTTMEIQEIIGNIDSISEKITEVHSAVNTQKELKNKLLQEATFVKERSEEIKEAVIEHKTATNEVMASVSSISQSSFSNSESSDLLAEKITAIANTADKLISMVDLFKTNVVSDESSISERDESTHKLQFRSEIGSIYYVKEKDLLEVVWTPNFSEDKYIEILNEALNIIHKYNIRKWLADTRRMGLVTRTAQEWVNVNWFPKASNSSLRKMAVVVPNSALAAISIDDQTLKTGNVELKSVPSLESGIAWLNN